Proteins encoded together in one Microplitis mediator isolate UGA2020A chromosome 7, iyMicMedi2.1, whole genome shotgun sequence window:
- the LOC130670983 gene encoding odorant receptor 33a-like isoform X1, with translation MEVLKFNFCLLSIMGVWKPRGWRGIKAIFYYIYRSFVVINILNLLVSCILDIRLKNVQLDTFVDNISLTFAWVIARQKVFCVIENRCGITRIIDSLEKYPFKLRDYREELIFQRFRKFARTIFTYYPVLFISSLLTDSFGHMSVMDPPYALPYPGWVPYNYSRTTQIYWGTVIYQVYAILTSGTVNLILDLLLPCMMCYMCGHIHILRHRFQVITEKLQIMSENNKPQKEIITTERKMIAEWVENHRDILNLVKFINNTFEKVIFVQYTVSSLLLCTIAFLLSHAEPGTVKFAGNLAFFATMFFQILLPCYCADKLTYEFLDISTTIYDTNWYHLSSNARKSVVIIIRQSYRPVMITSSFFIVLSLESFTKVIKLAYTIYNVLQ, from the exons ATGGaagtattgaaatttaatttctgtctTCTCAGTATCATGGGGGTCTGGAAACCACGAGGGTGGCGTGGCATCAAAGCTATTTTCTATTACATTTATCGATCTTTCGTAGTTATTAATATTCTCAATCTCTTAGTATCCTGCATCTTAGACATAAGATTGAAAAACGTCCAACTTGATACTTTCGTCGACAATATATCGTTGACCTTCGCATGGGTCATCGCTCGGCAAAAAGTCTTCTGTGTGATCGAAAACCGCTGTGGCATCACTCGCATAATTGACTCACTAGAAAAATATCCCTTTAAACTTCGAGACTATCGAGAGGAACTCATTTTCCAGCGATTTAGGAAATTTGCAAG AACTATATTCACTTATTACCCGGTATTATTTATAAGCTCATTACTGACGGATTCTTTTGGCCATATGTCTGTCATGGATCCACCCTATGCTCTCCCGTACCCAGGCTGGGTTCCCTACAATTACAGCCGCACAACTCAAATATATTGGGGGACGGTTATCTATCAAGTGTACGCAATACTCACCTCGGGGACTGTTAATTTAATACTAGATTTGTTGCTGCCATGCATGATGTGTTACATGTGCGGACACATTCACATTCTAAGACACAGATTTCAAGTTATAacagaaaaattacaaataatgtcGGAAAACAATAAACCTCAAAAGGAAATAATTACCACTGAGCGCAAAATGATAGCCGAGTGGGTCGAAAATCACCGTGATATTTTAAa tttagttaaatttatcaataacacATTTGAGAAAGTGATATTTGTACAGTATACTGTAAGCTCACTTCTCCTCTGCACCATCGCATTCTTACTGTCGCACGCTGAGCCTGGGACGGTGAAATTTGCTGGAAATTTAGCTTTTTTTGCAACGATGTTCTTTCAAATATTGCTGCCGTGTTATTGTGCTGATAAATTAACTTATGAA tttttagATATATCTACAACAATATATGACACAAATTGGTATCACTTAAGCAGCAATGCCCGAAAATCGGTAGTAATTATTATCCGACAATCTTATCGTCCTGTTATGATAACAAGcagtttttttatagttttatccCTTGAATCCTTTACCAAG gTTATAAAACTTGCGTACACTATTTACAATGTTCtacaatga
- the LOC130670983 gene encoding odorant receptor 33a-like isoform X2, whose amino-acid sequence MEVLKFNFCLLSIMGVWKPRGWRGIKAIFYYIYRSFVVINILNLLVSCILDIRLKNVQLDTFVDNISLTFAWVIARQKVFCVIENRCGITRIIDSLEKYPFKLRDYREELIFQRFRKFARTIFTYYPVLFISSLLTDSFGHMSVMDPPYALPYPGWVPYNYSRTTQIYWGTVIYQVYAILTSGTVNLILDLLLPCMMCYMCGHIHILRHRFQVITEKLQIMSENNKPQKEIITTERKMIAEWVENHRDILNLVKFINNTFEKVIFVQYTVSSLLLCTIAFLLSHAEPGTVKFAGNLAFFATMFFQILLPCYCADKLTYEKLISF is encoded by the exons ATGGaagtattgaaatttaatttctgtctTCTCAGTATCATGGGGGTCTGGAAACCACGAGGGTGGCGTGGCATCAAAGCTATTTTCTATTACATTTATCGATCTTTCGTAGTTATTAATATTCTCAATCTCTTAGTATCCTGCATCTTAGACATAAGATTGAAAAACGTCCAACTTGATACTTTCGTCGACAATATATCGTTGACCTTCGCATGGGTCATCGCTCGGCAAAAAGTCTTCTGTGTGATCGAAAACCGCTGTGGCATCACTCGCATAATTGACTCACTAGAAAAATATCCCTTTAAACTTCGAGACTATCGAGAGGAACTCATTTTCCAGCGATTTAGGAAATTTGCAAG AACTATATTCACTTATTACCCGGTATTATTTATAAGCTCATTACTGACGGATTCTTTTGGCCATATGTCTGTCATGGATCCACCCTATGCTCTCCCGTACCCAGGCTGGGTTCCCTACAATTACAGCCGCACAACTCAAATATATTGGGGGACGGTTATCTATCAAGTGTACGCAATACTCACCTCGGGGACTGTTAATTTAATACTAGATTTGTTGCTGCCATGCATGATGTGTTACATGTGCGGACACATTCACATTCTAAGACACAGATTTCAAGTTATAacagaaaaattacaaataatgtcGGAAAACAATAAACCTCAAAAGGAAATAATTACCACTGAGCGCAAAATGATAGCCGAGTGGGTCGAAAATCACCGTGATATTTTAAa tttagttaaatttatcaataacacATTTGAGAAAGTGATATTTGTACAGTATACTGTAAGCTCACTTCTCCTCTGCACCATCGCATTCTTACTGTCGCACGCTGAGCCTGGGACGGTGAAATTTGCTGGAAATTTAGCTTTTTTTGCAACGATGTTCTTTCAAATATTGCTGCCGTGTTATTGTGCTGATAAATTAACTTATGAA aaattaataagtttttag